GACGAGGAGGCCCCGCAACCGTTGCCCCCGGTCAGCGTCATGGAGCAAGAATTCTCGACGCAACCTTACAACATGCCAACTCCGCCGCTCGAACCGCAAATCGAGGGCATCTTGAAGCGGCTCAATGCGCTAGAAAAAGGCGGCGGTCCCAAAAAGCCCGACGTCAATGCGGAACTCAAGAAGGAATTCGACGTTAACGACGGCGTCGGCGATTGGCGCGATCTCTCCGGCGACAAGTGGGCCGTCAAACTCGGCGGCCACATGCAACTCGACAGCATCAACTGGGCCGACGTCGAGAATCCGCCCGTTCCGGCCTACAACTATGTTGAATTCCGCCGCTTGCGACTGCTGGCCGACGGCGTCGGCTACGGCGTTTACGACTTTCGCCTGCAAATCGACATCGAGCCAGAGGGCGAAGACAACGTCACCACCCCGGTCACAGTCATCAAAGACGCCTACCTCACGATGAACGAAATTCCTGTCATCGATCGGTGGCGGATCGGCAACTTCTTCGTGCCGTTCGGCTTGGAGCAAGTCACGAACGATACGAACAACATTTTTCTCGAGCGCTCGATCCCGACGCAGGGCATTTTTACCGCAGATCGCGAAGTCGGCATGGCGATCTACGGCGTCGACGACGCCAAAGATTTTACGTGGACGACGGGCGTCTTCATCGACAGCCTGAGCGAGGCGACCAAGGAACGAATCGACGGCAATCAGGGGCAGCGCGTCAGCGGCCGCCTCACTTATTTGCCGTACTACGACGAACCGTCGAACGGCCGCTACCTGATTCACACCGGCGCCGGCGTGCTTTACACGCACGACCAAGATGAACAGGCCAGATTCCGCGCCCGGCCGCAAATTCACGAAGGGCCGTTCTTCATCGATAGCGGGCTATTTCCCGCGAAGTCGTACACGACGGGCAACATCGAACTCGCCACCGTATGGGGGCCGTTCTCCGTGCAGAGCGAAATGTATCTCTCGAACGTCGATCGCATCAACGACGAGGTGGCGACGATTTCCGGCGCCTACGTCTACTGCAGCTACTTCCTCACCGGTGAGAATCGCATTTACGAACGCTACGGCCAGCATGGCGCCCAATTTGGCCGGAACGTCCCCTACTCGAATTTCTTTCTCACGCCCGGCGGTTGCGGGCCAGGCGCCTGGGAATTCAAGGCTCGTTGGTCGAACCTCACGCTCACGCAACTCGATAGCGGCCAGTACAACGATTTCACGATCGGTTTCAATTGGTACTGGTCTGATCGCGTCCGCACGATGTTCGACTGGATTCATCCAATCACCCGCTACGGCACCACGCCGTATGGCCCGCAGACTGCCGACATCATTGGCATGCGGTTCGATTTCAACTTTTAAGAGGGGTGCAGCATGACAACTAGAAAAACGCTGCTCTTCGTGTTGTTCACGCTGGCGCTTGCCGGCGGAACGAGCGCCCCGACTGCTGTTGCGGGAGAGATCTGCTGCGCGTTGTGCGGCTGCCACGATTCCTGCCAGAAAGTTTGCCGACTTATTTGCGAAGAGAAGAAAGTCGACGTCATCTGTTGGGGCGTGAAGTGCGAGGATTTTTGCGTCCCCGGACCGAGCAAACCGTGCTGCAAGCAGTGTGATATGGTTTGCGATGAGTGCAGCAAGAAAGCGAAGGAGGGCGATCCCCAGCCG
This sequence is a window from Lacipirellula parvula. Protein-coding genes within it:
- a CDS encoding OprO/OprP family phosphate-selective porin — translated: MVIQLQPLTFSQAARRFFADALAIIAVLCGGSALAEDSPVAPEPAPSTIHVAQLGDGDDDDEEAPQPLPPVSVMEQEFSTQPYNMPTPPLEPQIEGILKRLNALEKGGGPKKPDVNAELKKEFDVNDGVGDWRDLSGDKWAVKLGGHMQLDSINWADVENPPVPAYNYVEFRRLRLLADGVGYGVYDFRLQIDIEPEGEDNVTTPVTVIKDAYLTMNEIPVIDRWRIGNFFVPFGLEQVTNDTNNIFLERSIPTQGIFTADREVGMAIYGVDDAKDFTWTTGVFIDSLSEATKERIDGNQGQRVSGRLTYLPYYDEPSNGRYLIHTGAGVLYTHDQDEQARFRARPQIHEGPFFIDSGLFPAKSYTTGNIELATVWGPFSVQSEMYLSNVDRINDEVATISGAYVYCSYFLTGENRIYERYGQHGAQFGRNVPYSNFFLTPGGCGPGAWEFKARWSNLTLTQLDSGQYNDFTIGFNWYWSDRVRTMFDWIHPITRYGTTPYGPQTADIIGMRFDFNF